GGCGAATCAGCGCAAGTCTCGATAGAGGTCTGCGGTTGGAGAATCGGGTATGCGAATCTAGAACGTTGCGAGCAGGGACCAAAGAGCTCTGCGTACATACCACGGAATGCTCCGTACATACAGCCGGCGGCGAGGGGCCTATGATATTCTGCAGCAGTGCTCCAAAATACGGATCAATCCGCGGTGGATTATAGACtacgtacagagtacagaagAGTTATTTATGGACACGCAAATTCAGGCTGCGATCAGGTCGCAATCGGCCCACTCTAGACCCGTAGGCGAAGTGGAAGAAAACCCAGATCAAAGTATTAGGACTTCGGTAGCACATCGGGTCACATTCCCAGGTCATTGTCATTTTTCTGAGCACCGGTAGGTAGCATAGCAGTTTATGGAGGGACAATCATCGGATGACAGTCTCACGTGGAGGTCGCAGCTAGAGCCACCATTGTTCTGCACGAGAACAACCACTGGAGAAGACAACAAATTTGCGCTGCAAAATAAACTATTTTGGCGCCATTGGACTCGCATTCTTCATCGCCGTTGGGCGCAGATCCAGCGCTTTCTCGGTCTCATCAGCGCTTCGTTTCCCCGGCAGCATAACGCCGCCGAATTGCCATTTGACCGCCTCTTGTACACTCCCTCTACCATACAACTCCGTCCAAGTATTTATTATCTTTTGCATGGATTGCTGGTCTGAGCGGTATTGCAGTTGAACCAGTTTCTCTTTTGTTGCTGCCTCAGGGCATGTCCGATAGACCGTGAGTGCCTCCCTGTGTTTTGATCGAGTTTCATAAACAAACACCCGGTGACGTCGTTGGTTGGTCCCTTGTCTCAGCTAGTGTCGACAATCAACAATCCCAATCATCCTCGAATCTGGCTACAAATGCGTCGAATACTTGTTATCTAGCATCTGCTAACTCATTGTTCCCTCTTGCGTTTGCAGATATCGATGTCGTCGCCCGCTCCGCACCGCGCCTCCAACCGCGGGGGAAATCCTGCGACAACACCCAACAAAGGGCCCTCAGCACCGAAGCAGAAACCAGTGGATATCGGGAAACAGTTGGGACTCTACGACACGAGCTCCGTCCGTGCGAAGGTCCGCAAATGGCAACAACAAGGAGGAGGGGTAGTCGTCGCCAATGATTGTGTTTATtacgaggaggacgaggagaacAAGTCAGCCGCCAATAACTCTCAAGGGAGATCAACTGCGAGGGACAAGCAAACACGTACCTCAAAAATTCGGAGCGAAAGCACTCCCCGGAAACGAGTCATAAGTGATGAACATTGGAAGCTCAACCGGAATGCCCCTCAGACACCACAGACCAAGTTACCGCCGCCCAAGCGTATTTCAGAGTATACCACCAACGATTCGTTAGGCTCGCCACCACCTAGACGGGACAGAAGGGATACGATTAATGATGATAAGCCCAGGCCATCTCAGGCCTCGCGGAGTCGAGAACGGAGCAGGACCGCTGTTACCCCAGAGTCCGTCAGACAACACAGAAAATCCAAGTCCACCCATGATCTCTCTGCAAGGACCGGTAATGATACCAGCCGCCTTGAGCGACCAAGACCTTCATATTCCCGACCGGAAACGGAAGTAAGGTCTTTACCAGATGAACGGTCCGAAATATCAGAGAGATCGAGGACAAAGTCATTGCCCCCCGAGGCGGATATGGACTGGGCAACACTCGAAGAAAACTTCGCCGAGTTGTCGAAAAAGCGTGCGCGAGGGCTGGAACCAAGCGCTGCTAAACCGCGGCCCACTCCTGCTACTTCTCTTAAACCACCCAAGGGCGGTATTTTCAGCCATATGCTAGATGAATCGAGAAAGATGTTCGCGAGACCCGAACCGCCAAGGCCCAAAGGAACAAGAATCGAGGCGTGGCTCTCCGGAACCCCGGACACATTCACACACGATGGTGAATCGGATGTTGAGATTCCAGCGCCACTGAACATGCGACCCAACAAGGCCAAGCACTCCTCTCGTGACAGCTTGGATAGGCACCATACTCCTGATTCCCGTAGACGAGAAGGAAGCCATAATTCCGAACCACCATCTGAAAATCGGTCTCGGAGGAGGAGTACACACGTTCGACGTTCACGAGATAAGATCGAAGCCGACGAGGAGAAATCAACTGGAGAACTGTCGAGTTTGCGGGGGCCAGACCATACGCCTCCGCCATCGATTAGGAGAAAGTCTTCCGAAAGCAAGCAAGGCAGGTCTCCAGCCAATGATAAGGAAAGCGAAGCGTCTGAGAAAGCGCGCGAGAAGAGTGCGGAACCCGAACCAGAGGACGATGAGACGGAATTTCACCCTCCGGAGGAAGCAGAGGCATCTGATGACAAGGCGCTTGTTCCGTTTGGACGTGAAAGACCCTTTCCCACCACTGGCAATCGGCTCCCTACCATTGCCTCCGCTGAGTCGGACAAGGCAGGGGATGCCGAGAAACCAGAGGAACCAACAACTGAGCAAGGCCCGTCAGAGGAGGAGGCCAAGTCGATTCCGGTCCAGGAAGTTCCGGATTCAGAGGAACGCGATCAGTTTGACCCCAACTCTTTACCTCTCGTTACCACGCAATTGAAGCGACGGCTCACAACGCATGATGATCTCATCTCTGTTCTGTCTGGCTCGAACGGGAGGAGCCGAAGTCTTAGATCCGCCCGAAGCCTACGATCGAACAAGAGCCACGCTCCAAATGCGACCGTTACTGATTTACTTAGGGAGCTATCGGCAGATGAGGCCAAATACATGCGTGAGCTAAAGACGCTGGTCGGTGGTGTCATCCCAGTGCTTCTCACATGTGTTCTGTCGAGATCGGAATCGGCCGTTGCAGCAGGTCTGTTTCGGCCTTCTATGGACCCGAAGGATGAGATGAACTTTACGAGGCCGATAGTCGACATGGGTGTGGCCATCGAGCGTCTCAAGTCACTACACAAGCGTATTCCCCAAGACCAAGTTGACACCTTGCTACATTGGGCTACTGGCGCGCAGAAAGTGTATCGAGACTACCTCAAAGCTTGGAGATTGGGGTTTAAAGATGTAATTGTGAACTTGGCGCCTCTGGACGAGTCTGAGGCCGCGAAGAACAAGGATGACAAGGAAGATggcaataataataactcTGAAACAAGGAGCTTAGATGAAGGAATGGCACGGGACGAAAACGGTGACGTTGTGGATAGCGAGGGGGAGAAGGTTGACGTGGCATACCTGCTGAAACGGCCTCTGGTTCGGTTAAAGTATCTGGCCAAAACCTTTAAAGGCATCAACATGCTTCAACCGTCATCCAAAGCCGACGAAACTGCATCGTCTTACCAGGCCCTTGTCACAGAGGCTCGCCGTCGCGCCCGGGAAGAACGTGCCAGGTTAGAAGATGAATCTGCTGCGAGCATCGATCCGACTCGCGCTCGCGATCCGGCCACCCTCGGAGCCCTGGCTGGGGTCACCGTTGACCAGACACGACGTGTGAGAGCACGTGATTTCTTCAACTTGTCTCTTTACCACTCCACTGGTCAGGTCATTGACTGCCGCGCGGAACTTCTGATGAGAGACAATGCACCAATCAATGGTGCTGGCGGTGACCTGCTTATTTGCGAAATTGACCACTCGGACCGCTGGTTGCTTTTCCCGCCTATCGATGCTGGATGCGTTTCGGCTCgcaatggcgacaccaaggGCGAGGTTGTGGTCATGATCCGCAGTCCGCCAGGACAGGCGAAGGCCTGGCAGGAAGTCATTTCGCTCCAgatcgaagaggaagagatcgCATTCGAATGGATTCAGTTGCTTGGATTGCATCCTATCCCGCCAACTATCTGCAGAAGCCAGAGTTTTATTGATCGGGCAAGACAACGACAGAAGCAGttgcaacagcagcaggagcaACAAGAGCAAGATACTCCTCCCACTCTTCCAACAATTCAGGAAACACCTCCAAGCCCGAGACACCTTGATGTTCCTATCGGAGAAAAGGCAACCTCTCGTGCCGCCCGACGTTCCCTGACCCCCAAGGACCCATCCACAGAACCAAGTATCCTTGGATCTTCATTCGCATTGGAATCGCGAGATTCGTTGAGCACGGATATCACACGGCAATCTGACTATGTGTCAGAATCTGCTAGGCCTGCTACAGCGTCGCCACAGCCTTCTATCCTTCACTCCAGAGATCCCCGGGCCATGACTCCCGTGGACGATAAGTCTCCAGGGCTCAAGCGATCGAAAGCCAAACGAGTTTCCCGTATCGGTGAAAGCCCTTCGCCAGCTCCCGAAGACAAGTCATCTCCATCCACCCCCAAGAACAGCGAGAGCAGGCTTCCTGTTCCATCTCCTAGCCCCGGTCACGGCCCTAAGTCCAACAAGGAACAGCAGCGCTCGTCACCCCAGCCTCCTGCGAGTGAGCACTCATCTCTGCCATCCCCGCGTATCTCATCTACACCTTCGAGGAGCCTGCCTTCCATCCCCAAGATTCGCCCATCAAGCAGTTATACCCATGTAATTGAATCCCTAGGTTCTCCttcggatgaggaggatgaaatTTCCTTGGCTTATGATGATCTACCCGAGACTCCAACCAGAAGAAAGAGTCACAGCCCATCAGATTCCGGTTCTAGTCAACCTGAAGATGGCGACgagcctccgccgccgccgccgcctcaCCGTTCACCCAGCTCGAGTGTGGTGAATGCACCTGTCCTCAGTCCAACTGGCGGACAGCAGCGACGCCGGGGCTCTTCGCCGCTCAAGCATGAGTACGAGCCATCTACAGCCTCTGATTCTTACTCTGACTCTGACTCTGAAACGTCAACCGTGAGACGGTACGACATGGATTCGGCATCGGAGTACTCTGGATCAGAAGATGACtcggaagacgaggatgactCTGAAGACGAGCTGGACTCGACTCTTCCGCCAACCGAATCTCGTGATCCTCCCAGGTCTTCTGAACAGGCATCTATCGTTCCTTCTGGCAGCAGTATCTCCCCGTCTCACTCTGCGTCTCAAGTCGGTTATCGAACCGTGCCCCCGCAGCCCACAAAGTCTTCTAGAGTGATGGCATCGATCTTCGCCTGGTCTGACAAGGGCACCTGGGAGAGCTTGCTGTCTGATGAATGTGTCATCATCGTTAGCCCTGGCCTTGTCGAAGCCTACGAGATGAGCGTTGCTCCTTCGGAGTCCGGTCATGACGAAGGCTCGCAATCCAGCAAAGTACGACCTATGATTGCTCTCGAATTGACACCCCTGGTTCCCATCCGCCGCGGCACGGCCATTGACATCAGCATTCGCTCGCCGCCAACCGATCGATCAAAGGTCACCTGGAGTAACAACATCATGTTCCGCTCCCGCAACGCCGACGAATGCGAAGTCCTATACGGCCTAATCAACACCTCACGCATTAACAACCCAACCTACATCGCGCTTCAGAACGCCCGAGGCCCCTTCGCCGACCAGCCAGTCCCCTTGGAACGCTCCAACAATGCCGCCGGGGGCATGTTCGGCTGGCCCCGCCGCCGCAAGAGCTACCGCGCCTCAGCATCCTCCCCTCGCTCCCTGGCCGATAACTCTGAAAGCAGCGTCGGAACAATGAGCAGTGCATTCTCCGCCCTGAAGCGCTTCGGCAACGGAAGCAAGATGTTCAATATCACACGGTCAACGGTGACTTCGCGAAACGGCCAAGAAGACGGCACCAGCACAGCCGGCGGCTCGACATCAGGAATCGGCCGCATCGCAGCGGCCATCAAGGGCGTCGACGGCATCGGTCTATCAAACGCCAAGATCCGCATGTATGTTCGAGAGACGCAGACCAAGTGGCGCGATATGGGCGCCGCACGGTTAACCATCATGCCCGCTCCTGCCTCATCATCAGCCCGCCCCAACACCGCCAGCAGCGAtgccaacagcaacaacccaGATGCCCGTCGCAGCGGCCTGCAAGAAGCCCAGAAACGCATTGTGGTCCGCGGAAAGACGCGCAACGAGGTTCTGCTTGACGTGTGTCTGGGCGAGAGCTCGTTCGAGCGCGTCGCGAGGACGGGTATTGCAGTGTCTGTATGGGAGGATGCGCATGCTGGTGGTGCTATGCCAGAGAAGGGAGGTGTTACCGGGGGTTCGTATAAGATCTATATGATCCAAATGAAGAGTGAGGCGGAGGCGGCGTATACGTTTGGGTTGGTTGGGAAGTTGAAGTATTGATTTGATTCATTTGGTGGAGTACTGTGACATGGTTTATTAGGGTTGGGGGTTAGTTATGAGTGATTGATTTATGTGATTTGATGGTTTACGGTGTTTTATGTTGTTGTTTATGTCTGTTTATGTCTTGTTTTTGCACATAGATGTGTGCTTTGATCATACCCCATTTGTTTCTTATAATGTTGTTCTTGATATTTATCCATGCGATGTTGATACTTGTATATGAAGCTGAGATATAACATATATGACTTGGTATTCTGCATTGTATTCATTCTATATAAACACATGTCCATGTTCCATAGTATGCAAACAAGTGTACATACGCCAGTCAGGGGTATCATATCATATCGGAAACCACCGTCTATCCTAAATGATAAAAAGGCAGGCAACTAACAAATTAATCCAGCACAATCGGGCTAGAAGCAGAGCTTTCCCCAACTTCCTTCGCACCTTCATCTCCATCACCTACCTCGACAGATGTAGTATCACTGGTAGGAGCAGCACCTCTCTTCTTAAAAATAAACCCAACCCGATTATCCTCCTCCTGAACTAACGGAAacaaaacatcatcatcgtcaatCGCTTTCATGACATCATGCTCTGCGATTTTAGACTCCGACATCAAGAGCGGGTCGATGTGCGTATAGGCAGCGAGCGACTGCTGCATTTTGTTCTTTTGGTTGATGGGTTCgttttcttcgtcttcgttaTCATTGGTGTTGGGGTCGCGGTTGGATTTGGATGGGCGGGTGCGTTGACGTTGGCGTTGGCGGATGAGACGCTCTTGTTCTTCCATGTCGACTTCGGAGGCTTTGAGGAGGGTTGGGAAGTCGGGGAGGTCGGGGAtttcgtcttcatcatcgttatcctcttcttcattgttTCGTTCCGGTGATTCTCTCCTAATAGAAGAGCCCTCCGGCTCATGCTTATTCGGAGGAGTGACACCCCGGCCCCCACACTCACACCCCAGCAGCTCATGCGTCTGGCAGAGACTGCTCTCATCCAACCGAAACAAATCCTTAAGCTCATTCCTCGAGAACTGCGCAACCCCATCCTTCCGCTCCATAACACTATCCGCCAATCCAATCTTCGTAACCTGCCTTTGCCaaatcttctcctccagactCCCCTTCAGCAAAACGCGATAGATCCGACAATGCCGTTTCTGTCCATCCCGGTGTATCCGCGCCATCGCCTGCACGTCAGTCGCTGGGTTCCAGTCAACGTCGAAGAGAACGAGACGGCTTGCGCCGATAAGGTTCAGGCCCGTGCCACCTGCTTTTGCGGAGAGGAGGAAGGCGAAGCAGACGGAGGCGGGCAGGCGGTTGAAGTCTTCGACTAGGGACTGGCGTTTTGCGGCTGGGGTGGAGCCGTCGAGGcggaggaaggggagggagagggaggagaggagtTTGGCGAGGAGGTCCAGGGTGGAGGTGTAGTTTGACACGAGGACGATTTTCTCGGATGTTTTTGTGCGGAGGTTGTGGAGGAGTTGGTCGAGGACGCGGATTTTGGCGCTCATGCCGGGGGAGTTGAGAGTGATGCGGGCGAGTTTGGGGGggatggaggagaggagggatgTGATTGTTTCGCTGGGTGTGTCGTTGACGTTTTGCGCGGAGAGTAAGGATGGGCTGTTGCAAACTTTCTTGAGGATGGTGATCAGTTGTAGGGCACTTTCAGAGTTGCCAAGGACGCTTTGGAATGCAGGTGAGGCGAGGACATGCTTGTAGAAATTGGCCTGGGCGTGCGTAGGGTTGCAGAAGAGGACGTATTCCGTCTTGGGCGGGAGGTATTTGGCCAGGATATCTGCTGTTCTGCGCAGCATGAACTTGGATGTGAGCTCCCTGAACTCTTCACCACGGGCCTCTCCCTTCTCGATGTCTTTCCGCGTTGCTTCCGGTTGTCTGCTTCTCACAATTGGCGTTTCGAATTCCCTAACAAAGGCCTTGAAAGTTCCCAAGACACCAGGGTTGACCAGGTCCACTGCCGCAAAGAACTCTCTCAGATCATTCTGAATAGGAGTGCCAGAGAGAATAACCCTCTTCGCGGCGTTCAACGACTGAATTGCCTGGCCACTCTTGTTCTGCAGTGTCTTCAGCCGATGCCCTTCATCTGCAATGATGATATCGACACCATTGCCTCTCGTGAGTCCTTCCTGGACAGTCCGCAACTTCTCATATCCCACAATCATAACGCTATAAGCTTTGCCCATAGTGAAATCTGTCAATCGCTTCCGGTTATCGTCGAGGACAAAGACTCCAATTCTCTCATTGCCCAGCCACTTCCGGAATTCCTTTCTCCAGTTGCTGATCAGCGTTACTGGGCAAACAATAAGAGCCTTTTTTACGACCGGAGGACTTTCATAAATCGGATTCTGcttcagcagcgtccacagCAGCGTAATCGTCTGCAGTGTCTTTCCGAGTCCCATATCATCGGCCAGGATCGCCCCTTCGCCATTGAACGACCGCAATCCCATCACGCACTCGTAGAGGAACTGCACACCTTCTCGCTGATGTTGGCGAAGATGCTTACCTAGAATAGGATCAACAACCACATCGACAATCTGTTTTCCCTTCGGCGCTGAATCAGGCCGTTTCATTACCAACGCTCCGGGCGCTTTCGGATCATGCCGTGGGCTAGGGAGACTTTTCTTCTGCGGTATGACCGTCGTCTCTAACAACGGCGTCTTATACGCACTGGTCGACTTGGCAGTGGTGCTTTTCGAGACAGACGCCGCACTTCCACCAGTAGCAGCATTAACCCCCGGCGTAGCGGCATTCCTCGTCCCCGTCTTATTCTGACCCGCCAAAGGAATGAACTGTTTCGTAGACACAGATGGCGTAACCGAAGCGGTATTATTCTCAAGAAAAACCCTGCCCGACATGTACTCTTTCCTCGGAATCTCCGAGTCAACCTCGACCTCTTTACTCCCAATCGACAGCATCGTACCGGAATCGAGTTTCGATCCGTACATTATACGGCCCATTTCTTTCCCTGAAATATCTTGTAGATGGGCGTAGCCGTCGCGGATCGTTAGGATACCGTCTCCGTCCCAGGTTTTGTTCTTTTTGGTGGTTGGTTTGCGCCTGTCATACACAATACCCATTAGGATATGAGTATAGCCAGTGTTAGGGAAGGGGATACCCATACCATAGGACATTAAAAAAcctctcctctccacccccaTTCCTATTCCCATCCCCACCTCCAattgtcttcttctctttctcaccaTTCTCACCACCACCCAACCCACCTTGATTCCTCACCTGAAGCAAAGGTCTCCGCGGCGCTGACTCTGTCTGCAAACGCTGTTTTTTGGCCGGAGGTGCATCCTGGTCATCTGTGATGGTGATAGTTTCTCGCGGGACAGGTTCGGTCCTGGTTTCATtcgatgacgacgatggtTGGGATTGTTGTGGTTTCCTTATTAAAGGAGGTTTGAAGGGCTTGAAGACCATGGCATTTGTGAAAAGAGTCTCCAAGCTGCTGCTGGTTCGTTGTTCGTATTATCTGAGGTCGAGGCATTGGCGGACGCGTTGCGCGAGACGCGGTGGAGCGTGGACACGTGATTTCATATTGCCTAATTGGGTTTACTACGATGGAGCACTCTGAAATAAGAGTGAATACGACGTTCATTGCTTGAAGATCCGACTATCATGAATTCACATTGCGCAAAGATCGTGTTGATATTAATGAAATGAAAATCATCATCTATATACAAGTCGTGTCATGCCGCAAGTCGCTTTTAAGGTTGATCAAAAAACATTAATTCGTAGATTTTATATATCAGGAAAGGTGCTCATTTCGAAGCGAAAGTAGAAGACGAAACGAAAAGCGAGAAGGGTATGAACGAAGGAAAAGCAAGTTGTAGACCAAAAGAGAGAACAAAGCAGGCAGTGGAAGACCACCATCACCTCGCATCATCCAAAACGACCTTGTCAGTCAAGGGAATGTTCTTCGGTCCCTCGTACGATCTCATCCGGAAGAGCCACCACACGCCCACAAAGAGCGTCAAACCACCAGTGATCAAGCAGGCATAGTTCATCGAAGCGGCATCAGTCGGCAGAGCGTAAGGGAAGCAGAAGATGACAACGAAGGCAATGATATAGATGCAGGAAAGAGCGTTGACAATGAAACCAATGAAGCCCTTCATCCAGAAGAAGCCGGGCTGGAACGACGACCGACGAGTGAGGATGTGAGGGAAGATGGCGGCAAAGTAGGAAAGACTGGAGAGTTGCACGAAGGAGCCAACGAAGGCGTTGAACGCGGTCGACGAGCCGACGTAAATACACGCGAGGATGGTGATTATGGCGCCGCAGACTAGGGTTGCGTTGAAAGGGTTGTGCATCTTGCTGTTGACCCGGCCAAGCCATTTCGGGAATGGGGTGGCTCTGTCGCGAGCAAGGGTCCAGAGGGTACGGCCGGCGGTGATGTAGCAGCCGCAGCAAGTGATGAGGGTGGGCAGGAAAGCGACGATCAGCAAACCGAGAGCTCCGCCTCTGGTTCCGGTGGCCTGGTGGTAAATCTCGGCAAGGGGGAAACCGTAAACGCTGGAGATGACCTTTGGGAGGTCGTTGATCGAGTAGAAGATGGCAACCATGTAAACAATACCGGTGACGAACCCAACGCTCATCTGGGCCAGGATAGCCTTCGGGATGTTACGGCTGGGTTGGGGGATTTCTTCCGCCAGATGCGAGGAGCAGTCAGGAGTTCCCACACTGTAAGCACCGTTAAGCATTCCTGCAACAAAAACGAATCCTTGACTTTGGTAGCCGGTTCCATTTTGCCATTCGTGCCAGACAAAGTCATTGGTCGCATACGGCTGGCCGTTGACATGGGGCATGACTGCGCAGACAATGATCGTAACGAAAACACCAGCGAGAATAAAGAACATGCCCAGGTTGCCGATATATGGAAGAATGCGGTTCAAGAACAGGACGATGCAGCAACAGACCCATGTGCAGATGACGAAACTGACGAAGATATGCCAGGATTTTGGGACGAAGCCGGGATTCATGAGGGCGTACATAGAAACGGTTTGTTGGCCGAGGATCGATGACATCGATGTAGCACCCAAGATCCAAGCAAGACAGTTCCAGAAACCAGCGAAGAAACCACACGGACGACCATATTTTCCAGCGGTGATCGAAGCCCAGTGGTAAACACCACTGGCCGAAGGCATACCAGAAGCCAGTTCCGCAATAGATGCTGCAACCAACCAGTAACAAACCGAGACGGCGATGAATTCGTAAATCACACCCGGCGGTCCTCCGTTGCTCAGCGCAGTCGTCACGCTACCACCCTGCGCAATCCAAGTGTTTCCGGTTGTGACGGCCACGGCACAGATACTGATCAAGCTGAAATTCCGTTCAAGTTCCTGGCGATGACCTGATGGATTGATTAATTCGCCGGAGGCCCGTTCCTCACTGGCGGCCTCGACGGACTGCATCTTCTCCTGGGGCTTCGGGGCGAAATTTTCTGTCGTCATTTTGGCAATTCAATAATTGCGACGTAGAGACGAATTGAGCAACGATTGAGTAAAAAGATTATTGTATAGTATAGGGTGAAATCAACGGAGTAGAATAAAGGGGTTCACGAGAGGCGAGAGTTGGCGGGAATGACGATAGAATGTGGCACAAGGGTTAAAGAACGACACGATACAACAACGGAATGCAGACGACCAAATCGAATATCATAAGATTCAATAACGGCCGGACATAACAGCCTGCAGAACGTTGGGTAGCatcgaaaaagaaaaagaagggacGGAAGAGAGATAAGGCGGCATTGGCGGAGGGTTTATACTTGGGAGTGTCTCGTACACTTTTTGGGTGCGTGCAACTGGGATTGCGGAACAAGTGGACCTGTATGGGTGGGTTCGAAGAAACTTAGTACGCATCTATGCCCAATCGGAGAACCATATTCCCCCTACGCTTAGAGGCAAACATCCACCGGGGGTTTAATTATTGGCCGCTGGGATACGGCTGCCCACTGACTACACTCCAACGGGATCAGCGAATCATGACGGGGGACGCGGAGAATGCTCTTTTCCTAAAAGGGGAGCTTAAACAGATGCAACTCTATCAGGGATGTAAGCAGAGTATACAGTAGCCTGGTAGAGGCAACTGTGGCGGCTATGTGTCTAGTGGCTATGAGCTGGTGGCGCTGAACTTGTCTCGTTTGCAGTGAACTTTCGGCTCATGTACCGAATTTCTCGAAGCCACAAGGTACTTCGGATCGTAGTCGCACGTGCTTCAGCTCATAATGGTACTTGTACCACATATTATTATCCCTAATTATGAACAAAGATGAGCATGTGCTTGTAGTCTTTGATACTGACTTGTAACTGAGATATCATATGGAGATATGACGGCTCTCTATCGAAGCACTGGCCATCCGCTACGCCAAAGTACGAAGTACGGCATACGCCATCACTAGCATAGAGCATCAGTTAATTAGCATTAAATTGACAATTAACATCAATAACTGATTCTGATAAGGGAATAAACAATCATGAGATTCAGCATCATGCAACCCGACCTGTCCAATACGGAGTATGGCGATCTTATAAGTCAATTGCCAGCCACCGCGGGAGAAGCCGATTGTCAGCTCAAATACACCGACCAGGGTGTCCTCTAAGTACAAATACTCTCGGTGGAATCAATCATATGAGTCTCGTATTATCGGCAATTCCGAATCTCACTCGGTCAATTTATCTCAGGCCGGAGCACGGAGTCCTCCGCGTAATGTCGGTGCTCGCTCTACTCCGGTGTCTTGCCCAATTCTTTGTCCAGGGTATTTTGTCTAAACGGACAATTACCATAACCATATCCAACAGCAAGCCATTGGTCAAGCATCTCTCTCGTGGGATGGAGTCGTGGAGTCGCTCCTGAATCGTGAGACAGTGATCCTGCACGACGGCGCGATACGGCACGCTCACTGGCAGCTTCCCGCAGCGCCGGACTTGAGCTTATTTGTTTTTTTCCTGAGGGTTTGATCAAGAGATGCTCGTGTGGATTGACCGATGCAGGAGGTTTCTAGAAATTCTGGTGGCGATGCAGGCAGAATGGAATTGTGTCCTTTCATCCCCTGCATCCCTGTCCTTAATTATGCTAGATTACGGGGTTGTCTTGGATGGAACAGGGATCTCAGATAGATAGTTCGCGCACAATAGCGAGGATACGAAGGCATACAATTACGGACACGGCCACGGAGCAGGCACGGAATATCAACGGAGGCGGTTAACTGACAGAATTGATATTATCAGATCCGATGCCGGTGGGATGATGGATTAAGTTCAATAAAACAGTCGGTGGTCACCCATGGAACTGACTTGATCTTtgcgagaaaagaaaagacgcAAAGCAAAGTTAATAATTCTATCGCGAACCTGCAGTACTAATCAAATCTAGATCTGGAACATTAGGCAAAGTTCATTCCCCACTGTTCACGATGCTTTTGCGTGCTCTACTTGTATAGTATCCTGTGCAGCATTAT
This Aspergillus chevalieri M1 DNA, chromosome 3, nearly complete sequence DNA region includes the following protein-coding sequences:
- the RDH54 gene encoding DEAD/DEAH box helicase (COG:L;~EggNog:ENOG410PG5P;~InterPro:IPR038718,IPR000330,IPR027417,IPR014001, IPR001650;~PFAM:PF00176,PF00271,PF04851;~go_function: GO:0005524 - ATP binding [Evidence IEA]), with amino-acid sequence MVFKPFKPPLIRKPQQSQPSSSSNETRTEPVPRETITITDDQDAPPAKKQRLQTESAPRRPLLQVRNQGGLGGGENGEKEKKTIGGGDGNRNGGGEERFFNVLWRKPTTKKNKTWDGDGILTIRDGYAHLQDISGKEMGRIMYGSKLDSGTMLSIGSKEVEVDSEIPRKEYMSGRVFLENNTASVTPSVSTKQFIPLAGQNKTGTRNAATPGVNAATGGSAASVSKSTTAKSTSAYKTPLLETTVIPQKKSLPSPRHDPKAPGALVMKRPDSAPKGKQIVDVVVDPILGKHLRQHQREGVQFLYECVMGLRSFNGEGAILADDMGLGKTLQTITLLWTLLKQNPIYESPPVVKKALIVCPVTLISNWRKEFRKWLGNERIGVFVLDDNRKRLTDFTMGKAYSVMIVGYEKLRTVQEGLTRGNGVDIIIADEGHRLKTLQNKSGQAIQSLNAAKRVILSGTPIQNDLREFFAAVDLVNPGVLGTFKAFVREFETPIVRSRQPEATRKDIEKGEARGEEFRELTSKFMLRRTADILAKYLPPKTEYVLFCNPTHAQANFYKHVLASPAFQSVLGNSESALQLITILKKVCNSPSLLSAQNVNDTPSETITSLLSSIPPKLARITLNSPGMSAKIRVLDQLLHNLRTKTSEKIVLVSNYTSTLDLLAKLLSSLSLPFLRLDGSTPAAKRQSLVEDFNRLPASVCFAFLLSAKAGGTGLNLIGASRLVLFDVDWNPATDVQAMARIHRDGQKRHCRIYRVLLKGSLEEKIWQRQVTKIGLADSVMERKDGVAQFSRNELKDLFRLDESSLCQTHELLGCECGGRGVTPPNKHEPEGSSIRRESPERNNEEEDNDDEDEIPDLPDFPTLLKASEVDMEEQERLIRQRQRQRTRPSKSNRDPNTNDNEDEENEPINQKNKMQQSLAAYTHIDPLLMSESKIAEHDVMKAIDDDDVLFPLVQEEDNRVGFIFKKRGAAPTSDTTSVEVGDGDEGAKEVGESSASSPIVLD
- a CDS encoding putative choline transport protein (COG:E;~EggNog:ENOG410PJE6;~InterPro:IPR002293,IPR004840;~PFAM:PF13520,PF00324;~TransMembrane:12 (i43-62o82-103i124-147o167-187i199-220o240-260i281-304o333-355i385-405o411-429i449-475o481-502i);~go_component: GO:0016020 - membrane [Evidence IEA];~go_component: GO:0016021 - integral component of membrane [Evidence IEA];~go_function: GO:0022857 - transmembrane transporter activity [Evidence IEA];~go_process: GO:0006865 - amino acid transport [Evidence IEA];~go_process: GO:0055085 - transmembrane transport [Evidence IEA]), producing the protein MTTENFAPKPQEKMQSVEAASEERASGELINPSGHRQELERNFSLISICAVAVTTGNTWIAQGGSVTTALSNGGPPGVIYEFIAVSVCYWLVAASIAELASGMPSASGVYHWASITAGKYGRPCGFFAGFWNCLAWILGATSMSSILGQQTVSMYALMNPGFVPKSWHIFVSFVICTWVCCCIVLFLNRILPYIGNLGMFFILAGVFVTIIVCAVMPHVNGQPYATNDFVWHEWQNGTGYQSQGFVFVAGMLNGAYSVGTPDCSSHLAEEIPQPSRNIPKAILAQMSVGFVTGIVYMVAIFYSINDLPKVISSVYGFPLAEIYHQATGTRGGALGLLIVAFLPTLITCCGCYITAGRTLWTLARDRATPFPKWLGRVNSKMHNPFNATLVCGAIITILACIYVGSSTAFNAFVGSFVQLSSLSYFAAIFPHILTRRSSFQPGFFWMKGFIGFIVNALSCIYIIAFVVIFCFPYALPTDAASMNYACLITGGLTLFVGVWWLFRMRSYEGPKNIPLTDKVVLDDAR